The Acipenser ruthenus chromosome 27, fAciRut3.2 maternal haplotype, whole genome shotgun sequence genome includes a window with the following:
- the LOC131701873 gene encoding solute carrier family 35 member E2A-like has protein sequence MAQEGKPRERSPWRFFSLFGSRPERVVLARSDSSPEESVLKITITETTVIESNSGVWNSRALSYLGLWYFFSFCTLFLNKYILSLLEGEPGMLGAVQMLSTSIIGFMKMYVPCCLYQHKARTEYPPNFIMIMLFVGLMRFATVVLGLVSLKNVAVSFAETVKSSAPIFTVIMSRLILGEYTGLWVNLSLFPVMAGLALCTATEISFNMLGFSAALSTNIMDCLQNVFSKKLLSGDKYKFSPPELQFYTSAAAVIMLIPAWIFLMDIPVIGKSGRSFNFSQDILLLLLFDGVLFHLQSVTAYALMGRISPVTFSVASTVKHALSIWLSIIVFSNSITALSAVGTVLVIIGVMLYNKANQYQRESMQAIAQAADPLDLQEDSKAAEK, from the exons ATGGCACAGGAAGGCAAGCCCAGAGAACGGTCTCCATGGCGCTTCTTCTCTCTGTTCGGGAGCCGGCCGGAGCGAGTGGTGCTCGCACGCAGCGACAGCTCCCCGGAGGAGAGCGTGCTGAAGATCACTATCACTGAGACCACCGTCATCGAATCGAACTCGGGCGTGTGGAACTCCCGCGCCCTCTCCTACCTGGGTCTCTGGTACTTCTTCAGCTTCTGCACGCTGTTCCTCAACAAGTACATTCTGTCGCTTCTGGAGGGAGAGCCCGGCATGTTGG GCGCTGTTCAGATGCTCTCCACCTCCATCATTGGCTTCATGAAGATGTACGTCCCGTGCTGCCTGTATCAACACAAAGCTCGCACTGAGTACCCACCCAACTTCATCATGATCATGCTCTTTGTGGGATTAATGAG GTTTGCAACAGTGGTCTTGGGGCTGGTGAGCCTGAAGAATGTGGCTGTTTCGTTTGCAGAGACAGTGAAAAGCTCGGCTCCAATCTTCACAGTGATCATGTCCAGGCTGATCCTCGGAGAGTACACAG GTCTATGGGTGAACCTCTCTCTGTTCCCTGTGATGGCTGGATTGGCACTGTGCACAGCTACAGAGATCAGCTTCAACATGCTGGGTTTTTCTGCAGCCTTATCCACCAACATTATGGACTG tttacaaaatgtCTTTTCTAAAAAGCTACTAAGCGGAGACAAGTACAAATTCAG TCCCCCAGAACTTCAGTTTtataccagtgctgctgctgTGATCATGCTTATCCCAGCATGGATATTTCTCATG GACATTCCAGTGATTGGAAAGAGTGGACGCAGTTTTAATTTCAGCCAGGATATTCTCCTCCTGCTCCTGTTCGATGGGGTCCTGTTTCACCTGCAGAGCGTCACGGCATACGCACTGATGGGCAGGATTTCACCTGTCACCTTCAG TGTGGCCAGCACAGTGAAACACGCCCTGTCCATCTGGCTGAGCATTATCGTCTTCAGCAACAGCATCACGGCTCTGTCGGCAGTGGGTACAGTGCTGGTGATCATCGGGGTTATGCTCTACAACAAGGCCAACCAGTACCAACGAGAAAGCATGCAGGCGATCGCCCAGGCAGCTGATCCACTGGACCTGCAGGAAGACAGTAAAGCAGCTGAGAAATAG